A single genomic interval of Astyanax mexicanus isolate ESR-SI-001 chromosome 4, AstMex3_surface, whole genome shotgun sequence harbors:
- the LOC125801338 gene encoding zinc finger protein 239-like, which produces MKPSPDMEQHQHSVKSFTKQSDLKIHQHIHTGEKPYYCSDCGKSFNLQSTLKIHQRIHTGEKPYHCSDCGKSFNQQSHLKKHQHIHTGEKPYHCLDCGKSFNQQSHLKLHQRIHTGEKPYHCSDCGRRFTAQSHLKIHQRIHTGEKPYHCSDCGKSFNQQSHLKLHQRIHTGEKPYHCSDCGKSFTEQSALKKHQRIHTGEKPYYCSDCGKSFTEQSNLKKHQRIHTGEKPYHCSDCGKSFTEQSTLKNHQRIHTGEKPYYCSDCGKSFTQQSNLQNHQRIHTEEKTPSQISLKAIKSTNCKSFRQNTLSYTNVSLCHLGHVPPETNMN; this is translated from the coding sequence atgaagccaagtcctgacatggagcaacatcagcactctgtcaagagttttactaaacagagtgatctcaaaattcaccagcacattcacacaggagagaaaccttattattgctcagactgtgggaagagttttaatctacagagtactctcaaaatacaccagcgcattcacacaggagagaaaccgtatcactgctcagactgtgggaagagttttaatcaacagagtcatctcaaaaaacaccagcacattcacacaggagagaaaccgtatcactgtttagactgtggaaagagttttaatcaacagagtcatctcaaactgcatcagcgcattcacacaggagagaaaccgtatcactgctcagactgtggaaggaGATTTACtgcacagagtcatctcaaaattcaccagcgcattcacacaggagagaaaccgtatcactgctcagactgtgggaagagttttaatcaacagagtcatctcaaactgcatcagcgcattcacacaggagagaaaccgtatcactgctcagactgtgggaagagttttactgaacagagtgctctcaaaaaacaccagcgcattcacaccggagagaaaccatattactgctcagactgtgggaagagttttactgaacagagtaatctcaaaaaacaccagcgcattcacacaggagagaaaccgtatcactgctcagactgtgggaagagttttactgaacagagtactctcaaaaaccaccagcgcattcacacaggagagaaaccatattactgctcagactgtggaaagagttttactcaacagagtaatctccaaaatcaccagcgcattcacacagaagagaaaACTCCATCTCAAATCAGTTTAAAGGCAATTAAAAGCACCAATTGTaagtctttcagacagaacaccttatcctacacaaatgtttcactttgtcacttgggacacgttccaccagaaacaaacatgaactga